Proteins co-encoded in one Burkholderia ambifaria AMMD genomic window:
- the odhB gene encoding 2-oxoglutarate dehydrogenase complex dihydrolipoyllysine-residue succinyltransferase gives MAIVEVKVPQLSESVSEATMLQWKKKPGEAVAQDEILIELETDKVVLEVPAPAAGVLAQVLQNDGDTVVADQIIATIDTEAKAGAAEAAAGAAEVKPAAAPAAAAPAAQPAAAVASSSAAASPAASKLLAEKGLSAGDVAGSGRDGRVTKGDALAAGSAPKAAPAAAPAKTAAAKPALPEVKVPASAATWLNDRPEQRVPMSRLRARIAERLLESQQTNAILTTFNEVNMAPVMELRNKYKDKFEKEHGVKLGFMSFFVKAAVHALKKFPLVNASIDGNDIVYHGYFDIGIAVGSPRGLVVPILRNADQLSLAEIEKKIAEFGQKAKDGKLSIEEMTGGTFSISNGGVFGSMLSTPIINPPQSAILGVHATKERPVVENGQIVIRPINYLALSYDHRIIDGREAVLSLVAMKDALEDPARLLLDL, from the coding sequence ATGGCTATCGTAGAAGTCAAAGTCCCCCAGCTTTCGGAGTCGGTGTCGGAAGCCACCATGCTGCAGTGGAAGAAGAAGCCGGGCGAAGCAGTCGCGCAGGACGAAATCCTGATCGAACTCGAGACCGACAAGGTCGTGCTCGAAGTGCCGGCACCGGCCGCGGGCGTGCTCGCGCAAGTGCTGCAGAACGACGGTGACACGGTCGTTGCCGACCAGATCATCGCGACGATCGACACCGAAGCGAAGGCAGGTGCTGCCGAAGCCGCCGCAGGCGCCGCCGAAGTGAAGCCGGCAGCAGCACCTGCTGCAGCCGCACCGGCAGCCCAGCCGGCTGCCGCTGTCGCATCGAGCTCGGCTGCCGCATCGCCGGCCGCGTCGAAGCTGCTGGCCGAGAAGGGCCTGTCGGCAGGCGACGTCGCAGGTTCGGGCCGCGATGGCCGCGTCACGAAGGGCGACGCGCTCGCAGCTGGCAGCGCACCGAAGGCCGCTCCGGCCGCCGCCCCGGCGAAGACCGCCGCTGCGAAGCCGGCGCTGCCGGAAGTGAAGGTGCCGGCGTCGGCAGCGACGTGGCTGAACGACCGTCCGGAACAGCGCGTGCCGATGTCGCGCCTGCGTGCGCGTATCGCCGAGCGTCTGCTCGAGTCGCAGCAGACCAACGCGATCCTGACGACGTTCAACGAAGTGAACATGGCTCCGGTCATGGAACTGCGTAACAAGTACAAGGACAAGTTCGAGAAGGAACATGGCGTGAAGCTCGGCTTCATGTCGTTCTTCGTGAAGGCGGCCGTGCACGCGCTGAAGAAGTTCCCGCTGGTGAACGCGTCGATCGACGGTAACGACATCGTCTATCACGGCTACTTCGACATCGGTATCGCGGTCGGTTCGCCGCGCGGCCTGGTCGTGCCGATCCTGCGCAATGCGGATCAACTGAGCCTCGCCGAGATCGAGAAGAAGATCGCCGAATTCGGTCAGAAGGCGAAGGACGGCAAGCTGTCGATCGAGGAAATGACGGGCGGTACGTTCTCGATCTCGAACGGCGGCGTGTTCGGCTCGATGCTGTCGACCCCGATCATCAACCCGCCGCAGTCGGCCATCCTCGGCGTGCACGCGACGAAGGAGCGCCCGGTTGTCGAAAACGGCCAGATCGTGATCCGTCCGATCAACTACCTGGCGCTGTCGTACGACCACCGGATCATCGACGGCCGCGAAGCCGTGCTGTCGCTCGTCGCGATGAAGGATGCGCTGGAAGATCCGGCACGCCTGCTGCTCGATCTGTAA